In one Juglans regia cultivar Chandler chromosome 11, Walnut 2.0, whole genome shotgun sequence genomic region, the following are encoded:
- the LOC109002257 gene encoding uncharacterized protein LOC109002257 isoform X1, with product MRRQNVFRDNPDSDQSISEDEDLDADFPENCVYRQSDIKEELQLPLRLEILKGAHRALELDGGRKTSHLSDKKETNVSQEDDVEMPQFHNEENISDDEENIVPLKISATSGTKKWHEDDNHSFGSGKQDEAHTWSNISKEADALIWLNKNAPGSSSHYAYPVANKPQKGMRCKAKRKFLFRFQSREGGLSCPSISNDEKYVSLKDHEASERLETIEPRSEEHSIAGVLEDYQRENEIQSEVVCAEVGALGHGGIEQSMADLLDGLQDRAVVLKGVSAKQYSNTRGKEVQIVTKRNLSSLGDITVDSEDSPESMDSGSSSEDKARDQKLEVNIPDMKGQTMTDRFQAALGATFLNEEGALVAVPKPSGIGLFGKLQQLMQSEKERDMIFLKKLQTGSSTNDEANCIVVKILARCLDAKMTVCQCSFVKNMESPMQSGSPQTMVNGGRKTTIIFHPRVSGDVDLEVGNLIRIHPPWREVQVGNDESIVLSTYFSQVLI from the exons ATGCGGCGGCAAAACGTTTTCCGG gACAATCCAGACTCTGACCAGAGCATTTCCG AAGATGAAGATCTCGATGCTGATTTTCCTGAAAATTGTGTATATCGGCAGTCGGATATAAAG GAAGAATTGCAACTTCCATTACGGCTGGAGATACTGAaag GTGCCCATCGTGCCCTTGAATTGGATGGTGGAAGGAAAACTAGCCATTTATCTGACAAG AAGGAAACAAATGTCTCTCAAGAAGATGATGTTGAAATGCCTCAGTTCCATaatgaggaaaacatctctgaTGATGAG GAAAACATCGTGCCTTTAAAAATTTCTGCTACCTCTGGCACTAAAAAGTGGCATGAAGATGATAACCACAGCTTTGGAAGTGGGAAGCAAGATGAGGCACATACATGGTCCAATATAAGCAAAGAAGCTGATGCACTAATATGGTTGAATAAGAATGCTCCAGGTTCATCATCCCATTATGCCTACCCTGTCGCAAACAAACCCCAAAAAG GCATGAGATGCAAGGCTAAACGAAAATTCTTATTCCGGTTCCAGTCACGTGAGGGAGGACTCTCTTGTCCCTCTATctctaatgatgaaaaatatgtgtCACTCAAGGATCATGAAGCATCCGAAAGATTGGAAACAATTGAGCCTAGATCTGAAGAACATTCAATTGCTGGGGTTCTTGAAGATTATCAAAGAGAGAACGAAATTCAGTCAGAGGTTGTGTGCGCTGAAGTAGGAGCTCTTGGGCATGGAGGCATTGAGCAATCAATGGCTGATCTTTTAGATGGCCTTCAGGATAGGGCTGTTGTGCTGAAAGGAGTTTCGGCAAAG cAGTATAGTAATACGAGAGGTAAAGAGGTACAGATTGTTACAAAGAGAAATCTCTCTTCGCTGGGAGATATAACTGTTGACAGCGAGGACTCCCCTGAATCCATGGATAGTGGATCATCTAGTGAGGACAAG GCTAGAGATCAAAAACTAGAGGTTAATATCCCAGATATGAAAGGGCAAACTATGACAGACCGGTTTCAAGCAGCTTTAGGTGCTACTTTTTTAAATGAGGAAGGGGCCCTTGTTGCAGTTCCTAAACCATCAGG AATTGGTTTGTTTGGGAAGTTGCAGCAGCTCATgcagagtgaaaaagaaagagatatgattttcttgaagaagttGCAGACTGGATCTAGTACAAATG ATGAAGCAAACTGCATTGTTGTTAAGATCCTTGCAAGATGCTTGGATGCAAAGATGACGGTTTGCCAATGCTCTTTTGTCAAGAACATGGAG AGCCCCATGCAGTCAGGGAGCCCTCAAACAATGGTAAATGGAGGAAGGAAaacaacaattatttttcatcctAGGGTTAGCGGTGACGTTGACCTTGAAGTTGGGAACTTGATTCGCATTCACCCCCCATG GAGGGAGGTTCAAGTGGGAAATGATGAGAGTATTGTTCTCTCCACATATTTCTCCCAAGTTCTAATTTGA
- the LOC109002256 gene encoding glutathione S-transferase-like codes for MAAIKVHGTPFSTASARVLATLYEKEVEFEFVPVDMKAGEHKKESFLSINPFGQVPGFEHGDLKLFESRAITKYVANEYAEKGTDLVCGDSKKKAIIGLWMEVEAHQFDPVTSKLTWELAVKPMYGMATDKAVVEENEAKLAKVLDVYESRLAKSKYLGCESFTLVDLHHLPNIHYLMGTEIKKLFDSRPHVSAWIADITARPAWSKVLAMQKQQ; via the exons ATGGCGGCCATCAAAGTACATGGAACCCCTTTCTCAACAGCTTCGGCTCGAGTTCTGGCTACCCTTTATGAGAAAGAGGTTGAATTTGAGTTTGTTCCGGTAGACATGAAAGCTGGGGAACATAAGAAGGAGTCCTTCCTGTCCATCAAT CCGTTTGGTCAAGTTCCAGGCTTTGAACATGGAGATCTAAAACTCTTTG AATCAAGGGCAATTACAAAGTACGTTGCCAACGAGTATGCTGAGAAGGGAACCGACTTGGTATGCGGAGACTCAAAGAAGAAAGCAATCATAGGGTTGTGGATGGAGGTGGAGGCCCACCAATTTGACCCGGTAACTTCGAAGCTTACCTGGGAGCTGGCAGTCAAGCCAATGTATGGCATGGCTACAGATAAAGCAGTTGTGGAGGAGAACGAAGCTAAGCTGGCTAAGGTCCTTGATGTCTATGAGAGTCGACTGGCTAAGTCGAAGTACCTGGGATGTGAAAGCTTCACCTTGGTAGATCTGCACCACCTGCCCAATATACATTACTTGATGGGCACTGAGATTAAGAAGCTCTTTGATTCCCGCCCCCATGTCAGTGCGTGGATAGCCGATATCACAGCGAGGCCAGCTTGGTCGAAGGTCCTTGCCATGCAAAAGCAACAGTAA
- the LOC109002232 gene encoding autophagy-related protein 18a-like, producing the protein MPTSSASSPSPWPLDIVNSSPRFSDSNSSMHREPLEPRSPDSNPNPEIQKPFSISRSSDPQTLVHLSFFMDHRFFAAGTSRGFRVFSCDPFCELFSREFNGGGFAAVQMDFRRSILALVGGGPHSKFPLDKVIFWDERQSYWASEISFRTEVRSIHLRYDRIVVVLEHKIYVYNLTHLSLVHQLETIANPEGLCAVSQLDGSLVLACIGLRKGQVRVEHYAAKRTKFIMAHDSKIACLELSQDGLFLATASCKGTLVRIFSTLDATLLQEVRRGTDPADIYSLAFSSTAQWLAVTSDKGTVHVFNLKVNPGLQGNDEPQNASDADVAVTKLSSPLSFIKGLLPKYFASQRSFAQFHLPERTQCIAGFGHQKNTIVVVGMDGSFYRCQFDSENGGEMTELEYHNFLNPEEAAS; encoded by the exons ATGCCTACCAGCTCtgcctcctctccctctccctggCCCCTTGACATCGTTAATTCTTCTCCCCGCTTCTCCGACTCCAATTCCTCCATGCATCGCGAGCCATTGGAACCCCGCAGCCCCGACTCTAACCCTAACCCTGAAATCCAGAAGCCGTTTTCTATTTCGCGGTCGTCCGATCCGCAGACGCTGGTTCACCTGTCGTTCTTCATGGACCATAGGTTCTTCGCGGCTGGTACGAGCCGCGGGTTCAGAGTCTTCAGCTGCGACCCTTTCTGCGAGCTCTTCAGCCGTGAATTCAACGGCGGCGGCTTCGCCGCCGTCCAGATGGACTTCCGAAGAAGCATCCTGGCCCTTGTAGGCGGTGGACCCCACTCCAAGTTCCCTCTCGACAAGGTCATTTTCTGGGACGAGCGACAGTCCTACTGGGCCTCTGAGATCTCTTTCCGCACCGAAGTCCGCTCCATCCACCTCCGCTACGACCGTATCGTCGTCGTTTTGGAGCATAAGATCTACGTGTATAATCTCACGCACTTAAGCTTGGTCCACCAATTGGAGACCATCGCAAACCCCGAGGGCCTCTGCGCGGTCTCACAGTTGGACGGGTCGTTAGTCCTTGCCTGCATCGGGTTGCGCAAGGGCCAGGTTAGAGTCGAGCACTACGCGGCCAAGAGGACTAAGTTCATCATGGCGCACGACTCCAAAATAGCGTGCTTGGAGCTCAGCCAGGATGGGCTGTTTCTCGCGACGGCAAGCTGTAAGGGGACTCTGGTCCGGATTTTCAGTACCCTCGATGCAACACTACTTCAAGAG GTAAGGAGGGGCACAGATCCAGCAGATATCTACAGTTTGGCATTTTCTTCAACTGCCCAGTGGTTAGCAGTTACAAGTGACAAGGGAACTGTGCATGTTTTCAATCTTAAGGTCAATCCGGGATTGCAAGGAAATGACGAACCGCAAAATGCATCTGATGCGGATGTTGCTGTTACAAAATTAAGCTCGCCTCTCTCTTTCATTAAAG GACTGTTGCCTAAGTATTTTGCCTCACAGCGGTCGTTTGCCCAGTTTCATTTGCCTGAGCGTACTCAATGCATCGCTGGTTTTGGTCACCAAAAGAATACAATTGTAGTTGTAGGCATGGATGGAAG CTTCTATCGATGTCAATTTGACTCAGAGAATGGAGGAGAGATGACAGAGCTGGAATATCACAACTTTCTGAATCCAGAAGAAGCTGCCTCATGA
- the LOC109002257 gene encoding uncharacterized protein LOC109002257 isoform X3, giving the protein MRRQNVFRDNPDSDQSISEDEDLDADFPENCVYRQSDIKEELQLPLRLEILKGAHRALELDGGRKTSHLSDKKETNVSQEDDVEMPQFHNEENISDDEENIVPLKISATSGTKKWHEDDNHSFGSGKQDEAHTWSNISKEADALIWLNKNAPGSSSHYAYPVANKPQKGMRCKAKRKFLFRFQSREGGLSCPSISNDEKYVSLKDHEASERLETIEPRSEEHSIAGVLEDYQRENEIQSEVVCAEVGALGHGGIEQSMADLLDGLQDRAVVLKGVSAKIVTKRNLSSLGDITVDSEDSPESMDSGSSSEDKARDQKLEVNIPDMKGQTMTDRFQAALGATFLNEEGALVAVPKPSGIGLFGKLQQLMQSEKERDMIFLKKLQTGSSTNDEANCIVVKILARCLDAKMTVCQCSFVKNMESPMQSGSPQTMVNGGRKTTIIFHPRVSGDVDLEVGNLIRIHPPWREVQVGNDESIVLSTYFSQVLI; this is encoded by the exons ATGCGGCGGCAAAACGTTTTCCGG gACAATCCAGACTCTGACCAGAGCATTTCCG AAGATGAAGATCTCGATGCTGATTTTCCTGAAAATTGTGTATATCGGCAGTCGGATATAAAG GAAGAATTGCAACTTCCATTACGGCTGGAGATACTGAaag GTGCCCATCGTGCCCTTGAATTGGATGGTGGAAGGAAAACTAGCCATTTATCTGACAAG AAGGAAACAAATGTCTCTCAAGAAGATGATGTTGAAATGCCTCAGTTCCATaatgaggaaaacatctctgaTGATGAG GAAAACATCGTGCCTTTAAAAATTTCTGCTACCTCTGGCACTAAAAAGTGGCATGAAGATGATAACCACAGCTTTGGAAGTGGGAAGCAAGATGAGGCACATACATGGTCCAATATAAGCAAAGAAGCTGATGCACTAATATGGTTGAATAAGAATGCTCCAGGTTCATCATCCCATTATGCCTACCCTGTCGCAAACAAACCCCAAAAAG GCATGAGATGCAAGGCTAAACGAAAATTCTTATTCCGGTTCCAGTCACGTGAGGGAGGACTCTCTTGTCCCTCTATctctaatgatgaaaaatatgtgtCACTCAAGGATCATGAAGCATCCGAAAGATTGGAAACAATTGAGCCTAGATCTGAAGAACATTCAATTGCTGGGGTTCTTGAAGATTATCAAAGAGAGAACGAAATTCAGTCAGAGGTTGTGTGCGCTGAAGTAGGAGCTCTTGGGCATGGAGGCATTGAGCAATCAATGGCTGATCTTTTAGATGGCCTTCAGGATAGGGCTGTTGTGCTGAAAGGAGTTTCGGCAAAG ATTGTTACAAAGAGAAATCTCTCTTCGCTGGGAGATATAACTGTTGACAGCGAGGACTCCCCTGAATCCATGGATAGTGGATCATCTAGTGAGGACAAG GCTAGAGATCAAAAACTAGAGGTTAATATCCCAGATATGAAAGGGCAAACTATGACAGACCGGTTTCAAGCAGCTTTAGGTGCTACTTTTTTAAATGAGGAAGGGGCCCTTGTTGCAGTTCCTAAACCATCAGG AATTGGTTTGTTTGGGAAGTTGCAGCAGCTCATgcagagtgaaaaagaaagagatatgattttcttgaagaagttGCAGACTGGATCTAGTACAAATG ATGAAGCAAACTGCATTGTTGTTAAGATCCTTGCAAGATGCTTGGATGCAAAGATGACGGTTTGCCAATGCTCTTTTGTCAAGAACATGGAG AGCCCCATGCAGTCAGGGAGCCCTCAAACAATGGTAAATGGAGGAAGGAAaacaacaattatttttcatcctAGGGTTAGCGGTGACGTTGACCTTGAAGTTGGGAACTTGATTCGCATTCACCCCCCATG GAGGGAGGTTCAAGTGGGAAATGATGAGAGTATTGTTCTCTCCACATATTTCTCCCAAGTTCTAATTTGA
- the LOC109002255 gene encoding autophagy-related protein 18a-like, giving the protein MATLSTFPSPPWPNPNPNPNPNFVTQEEQSIPLDSQNDSAISFRSIDYQSIGSHGDEPDEHDHDQNANPNIYKAFPEPYDPPTLEPHGHGRNEQPNPNIPKPHDPPTLLHLSFNQDQGCFAVGTDCGFRIFNCDPFREIFRRDFDDGGISGVEMLFRCNILALVGGGPHPQYPSSKVMIWDDHQGRCIGELSFRSDVRSVRLRRDRIVVVLEQKVYVYNFTDLKLLHQIETISNPKGLCSVSQLAASLVLVCPGLQKGQVRVEHYASKRTKFIMAHDSRIACFALTPDGQLLATASSKGTLVRVFNSIDGTLLQEVRRGADRAEIYSLAFSSTAQWLAVSSDKGTVHIFNLKVNPGSPGIEKSRYASDSNLAVTQSSSSLSFIKGVLPKYFSSEWSVAQFRLPEGSHYIVAFGHQKNTVVILGMDGSFYRCQFDPAMGGEMTQLEYHNFLKPEEAF; this is encoded by the exons atggccACCCTCTCTACCTTCCCATCCCCGCCCTggcctaaccctaaccctaatccaAACCCTAATTTTGTCACTCAAGAGGAACAGTCTATTCCCCTCGACTCTCAGAACGATTCGGCCATATCTTTCCGATCAATTGATTACCAATCTATTGGATCCCATGGCGACGAACCTGACGAACATGACCACGATCAGAACGCTAACCCTAACATCTACAAGGCGTTTCCGGAGCCATATGATCCGCCAACGCTTGAACCCCATGGCCATGGCCGTAACGAGCAGCCTAATCCTAACATCCCCAAGCCGCATGATCCACCGACCCTGCTCCACCTGTCGTTCAACCAGGACCAGGGGTGCTTCGCCGTGGGTACTGACTGCGGGTTCCGGATTTTCAACTGCGATCCGTTTCGCGAGATCTTCCGCCGGGACTTCGACGACGGGGGGATCTCCGGAGTAGAGATGCTCTTTCGGTGCAACATCCTGGCTCTCGTCGGCGGGGGACCCCACCCTCAGTACCCATCAAGCAAGGTCATGATTTGGGATGACCACCAGGGCCGCTGCATCGGCGAGCTCTCTTTTCGCTCCGACGTCCGCTCCGTACGGCTGCGCCGCGACAGGATCGTCGTCGTACTGGAGCAGAAGGTCTACGTGTACAACTTTACCGACTTGAAGTTGCTCCACCAAATTGAGACCATCTCGAACCCTAAGGGCCTCTGCTCGGTATCCCAACTGGCGGCGTCGCTGGTCCTGGTCTGCCCCGGGTTGCAGAAAGGACAAGTTCGGGTCGAGCACTATGCTTCGAAGAGAACCAAGTTTATCATGGCGCACGACTCGAGGATTGCCTGCTTCGCGCTCACGCCGGACGGGCAGTTGCTCGCTACGGCGAGCTCCAAGGGCACTCTGGTCCGGGTTTTCAATAGCATCGACGGAACACTTCTTCAAGAG GTTAGGAGGGGTGCAGATAGAGCAGAGATCTACAGCTTAGCATTCTCTTCAACAGCCCAGTGGTTGGCAGTCTCAAGTGACAAGGGAACCGTCCACATTTTTAACCTTAAGGTTAATCCTGGATCACCTGGGATTGAGAAGTCACGATATGCATCTGATTCTAATCTTGCTGTTACACAATCAagctcatctctctctttcattaaGG GAGTGTTGCCAAAGTATTTTAGCTCAGAGTGGTCGGTTGCACAGTTCCGCTTGCCTGAGGGTTCTCATTACATTGTTGCTTTTGGtcaccaaaaaaatacagtggtAATTCTTGGCATGGATGGAAG CTTCTATCGCTGTCAATTTGACCCGGCCATGGGAGGAGAGATGACGCAGCTGGAATATCACAACTTTCTGAAGCCAGAAGAAGCTTTCTGA
- the LOC109002257 gene encoding uncharacterized protein LOC109002257 isoform X2 — protein MRRQNVFRDNPDSDQSISEDEDLDADFPENCVYRQSDIKEELQLPLRLEILKGAHRALELDGGRKTSHLSDKKETNVSQEDDVEMPQFHNEENISDDEENIVPLKISATSGTKKWHEDDNHSFGSGKQDEAHTWSNISKEADALIWLNKNAPGSSSHYAYPVANKPQKGMRCKAKRKFLFRFQSREGGLSCPSISNDEKYVSLKDHEASERLETIEPRSEEHSIAGVLEDYQRENEIQSEVVCAEVGALGHGGIEQSMADLLDGLQDRAVVLKGVSAKYSNTRGKEVQIVTKRNLSSLGDITVDSEDSPESMDSGSSSEDKARDQKLEVNIPDMKGQTMTDRFQAALGATFLNEEGALVAVPKPSGIGLFGKLQQLMQSEKERDMIFLKKLQTGSSTNDEANCIVVKILARCLDAKMTVCQCSFVKNMESPMQSGSPQTMVNGGRKTTIIFHPRVSGDVDLEVGNLIRIHPPWREVQVGNDESIVLSTYFSQVLI, from the exons ATGCGGCGGCAAAACGTTTTCCGG gACAATCCAGACTCTGACCAGAGCATTTCCG AAGATGAAGATCTCGATGCTGATTTTCCTGAAAATTGTGTATATCGGCAGTCGGATATAAAG GAAGAATTGCAACTTCCATTACGGCTGGAGATACTGAaag GTGCCCATCGTGCCCTTGAATTGGATGGTGGAAGGAAAACTAGCCATTTATCTGACAAG AAGGAAACAAATGTCTCTCAAGAAGATGATGTTGAAATGCCTCAGTTCCATaatgaggaaaacatctctgaTGATGAG GAAAACATCGTGCCTTTAAAAATTTCTGCTACCTCTGGCACTAAAAAGTGGCATGAAGATGATAACCACAGCTTTGGAAGTGGGAAGCAAGATGAGGCACATACATGGTCCAATATAAGCAAAGAAGCTGATGCACTAATATGGTTGAATAAGAATGCTCCAGGTTCATCATCCCATTATGCCTACCCTGTCGCAAACAAACCCCAAAAAG GCATGAGATGCAAGGCTAAACGAAAATTCTTATTCCGGTTCCAGTCACGTGAGGGAGGACTCTCTTGTCCCTCTATctctaatgatgaaaaatatgtgtCACTCAAGGATCATGAAGCATCCGAAAGATTGGAAACAATTGAGCCTAGATCTGAAGAACATTCAATTGCTGGGGTTCTTGAAGATTATCAAAGAGAGAACGAAATTCAGTCAGAGGTTGTGTGCGCTGAAGTAGGAGCTCTTGGGCATGGAGGCATTGAGCAATCAATGGCTGATCTTTTAGATGGCCTTCAGGATAGGGCTGTTGTGCTGAAAGGAGTTTCGGCAAAG TATAGTAATACGAGAGGTAAAGAGGTACAGATTGTTACAAAGAGAAATCTCTCTTCGCTGGGAGATATAACTGTTGACAGCGAGGACTCCCCTGAATCCATGGATAGTGGATCATCTAGTGAGGACAAG GCTAGAGATCAAAAACTAGAGGTTAATATCCCAGATATGAAAGGGCAAACTATGACAGACCGGTTTCAAGCAGCTTTAGGTGCTACTTTTTTAAATGAGGAAGGGGCCCTTGTTGCAGTTCCTAAACCATCAGG AATTGGTTTGTTTGGGAAGTTGCAGCAGCTCATgcagagtgaaaaagaaagagatatgattttcttgaagaagttGCAGACTGGATCTAGTACAAATG ATGAAGCAAACTGCATTGTTGTTAAGATCCTTGCAAGATGCTTGGATGCAAAGATGACGGTTTGCCAATGCTCTTTTGTCAAGAACATGGAG AGCCCCATGCAGTCAGGGAGCCCTCAAACAATGGTAAATGGAGGAAGGAAaacaacaattatttttcatcctAGGGTTAGCGGTGACGTTGACCTTGAAGTTGGGAACTTGATTCGCATTCACCCCCCATG GAGGGAGGTTCAAGTGGGAAATGATGAGAGTATTGTTCTCTCCACATATTTCTCCCAAGTTCTAATTTGA